In Bacteroidota bacterium, the following proteins share a genomic window:
- a CDS encoding SRPBCC family protein translates to MFNLGSMLNLGSTEPVLGKAHIIVECPASEIFQYLGEGLFENYPKWSPEVKELEQITPGPVKLGTEGRQVRVDQGRRTESKFKISTYEPGVRLTLVGVSDPYRCTYELQAINPENSTKLTFSFELLEILAIMRPFEGLVRVAIKDGAERTVQNIKRLVEAEKSKKVSISQ, encoded by the coding sequence ATGTTTAATTTAGGTTCCATGCTCAATTTAGGCTCCACTGAGCCGGTCTTAGGCAAGGCGCATATAATAGTAGAATGCCCAGCCAGTGAGATTTTCCAGTATCTCGGAGAAGGTTTATTCGAAAATTACCCCAAATGGTCGCCAGAAGTTAAAGAACTAGAACAAATCACACCTGGGCCGGTGAAGCTGGGAACTGAAGGGCGGCAAGTGCGTGTTGATCAGGGGCGTCGAACAGAATCTAAGTTTAAAATCTCTACTTATGAACCCGGTGTACGCCTAACGCTCGTTGGAGTATCCGATCCTTATCGCTGTACGTATGAATTACAGGCAATCAATCCTGAAAACTCTACCAAATTGACATTTTCTTTTGAGCTGCTTGAAATTCTGGCAATCATGCGACCTTTCGAAGGGTTAGTCCGAGTCGCCATAAAGGATGGTGCTGAGCGAACGGTTCAGAATATCAAACGTTTGGTCGAAGCAGAAAAATCCAAGAAAGTCTCAATTAGTCAATAA